From the Salarias fasciatus chromosome 16, fSalaFa1.1, whole genome shotgun sequence genome, one window contains:
- the gpr18 gene encoding N-arachidonyl glycine receptor: protein MMLYSNSSNMSVDSGTSKPELGPQEYRLASVIFYSFVFIVGVVVNLTALWVFALTTKKRNSVTVYMINVAVVDLAYILLLPFRMVYYHQDYWPFGDLFCRVSAALTIFYPCMALWLFALISSDRYMAIVQPKHGKELRNVPKAVVGSVGVWLMTLGSTVPLLFSQDDPDRVSGFTTCIKMQDIIYMRHDNPVNFVRLIFFFLVPICIMIGCYIVIVDNLIHGRTSKLKPKVKQKSIRIIVTLIVQVLVCFVPFHVSLVLRLVGSSEDEGFSTWAVFTTFLMNLSTVLDIILYYIVSKQFQDRVISVILYRNYLRSVRRKSRRTNTGSIRSMSNLTSAMI from the coding sequence ATGATGCTGTATTCGAActcctccaacatgtcagtGGATTCGGGGACGTCGAAGCCGGAGCTGGGACCGCAGGAGTACCGCCTGGCCTCCGTCATCTTTTACAGTTTCGTCTTCATCGTGGGAGTCGTTGTCAACCTCACTGCTTTATGGGTGTTCGCCCTGACCACCAAGAAGAGGAACTCGGTCACGGTCTACATGATCAACGTGGCGGTGGTGGACCTCGCCTACATCCTGCTGCTCCCCTTCCGGATGGTTTACTACCACCAGGACTACTGGCCCTTCGGGGACCTGTTCTGCCGGGTCAGCGCGGCCCTCACCATCTTCTACCCCTGCATGGCGCTGTGGCTGTTCGCCCTCATCAGCTCCGACCGCTACATGGCCATCGTCCAGCCCAAGCACGGCAAGGAGCTGCGGAACGTCCCCAAGGCGGTGGTGGGCAGCGTGGGCGTGTGGCTCATGACTCTGGGCAGCACCGTCCCGCTGCTCTTCTCCCAGGACGACCCCGACCGCGTCTCCGGCTTCACCACCTGCATCAAGATGCAGGACATCATCTACATGCGCCACGACAACCCCGTCAACTTCGTGCGgctcatcttcttcttcctggtccCCATATGCATCATGATCGGCTGCTACATCGTGATCGTGGACAACCTGATCCACGGCCGCACCTCGAAGCTCAAACCCAAAGTGAAGCAGAAGTCCATCCGGATCATCGTCACCCTCATCGTCCAGGTGCTGGTGTGCTTCGTGCCTTTTCACGTGAGTTTGGTGCTGCGTCTGGTGGGAAGCAGCGAGGACGAGGGCTTCAGCACCTGGGCGGTCTTCACCACCTTCCTGATGAACCTGAGCACCGTGCTGGACATCATCCTCTACTACATCGTCTCCAAGCAGTTCCAGGACCGGGTGATCAGCGTGATCCTGTACCGGAACTACCTGCGCAGCGTCCGGAGGAAGAGCAGGCGCACCAACACGGGCAGCATCCGATCGATGAGCAACCTGACCAGCGCGATGATCTGA